The proteins below come from a single Falco naumanni isolate bFalNau1 chromosome 24, bFalNau1.pat, whole genome shotgun sequence genomic window:
- the ABCF1 gene encoding ATP-binding cassette sub-family F member 1 isoform X2, translated as MPKGARPAAAKQEEWRGEGDGQDQQVKKGKKDRRGKKSFFEELAEEEKPAPAEVPTPSEKEAPPQQASRKKRDRRKERRRPGAEPEPEEVELSRRLQELAAAGSEEEEEEAPAPRKGGRRRKGGNVFAALSQEQSEEEEEEDKKDEGSRPGKSKSNKEEEEGEKKKKSRKNEKTKAKRQGKAPSEDEAEGSDEDAQPKGGKNKFTALRDDDDEDDEAEAEEPRKGGEPEEEEAGRKAEPDARVSKKEKKKMKKQMEYERQVATIKAAAAAGENDFSVSQAELSSRQAMLENASDIKLEKFSISAHGKELYVNADLYIVAGRRYGLVGPNGKGKTTLLKHIANRALSIPPNIDVLLCEQEVVADDTPAVQAVLRADTKRLRLLEEEKRLQAMLEKGDDAAAERLEKVYEELRAIGAAAAEAKARRILAGLGFNPEMQNRATRKFSGGWRMRVSLARALFMEPTLLMLDEPTNHLDLNAVIWLNNYLQTWKKTLLVVSHDQGFLDDVCTDIIHLDAQRLFYYRGNYMTFKKMYQQKQKELLKQFEKQEKKLRDLKAGGKSTKQAEKQTKEALTRKQQKCRRRTAAEEAAEAPELLKRPREYTVRFTFPNPPPLSPPILGLHGVDFGYEGQELLFRNLDFGIDMESRVCIVGPNGVGKSTLLQLLTGQLTPTRGQMRRNHRLKVGFFNQQAAEQLRLEETAAEYLQRNFNLPHQDARKCLGRFGLEGHAHTLQIAKLSGGQKARVVFAELACREPDVLILDEPTNNLDIESIDALADAINDYRGAVIVVSHDARLITETSCQLWVVEEQGLSQIDGDFDDYKREVLEALGEVVINRPRE; from the exons ATGCCGAAGGGagcgcggccggcggcggccaAGCAGGAGGAATGGCGGGGGGAGGGCGATGGGCAGG ACCAGCAGGtgaagaaaggcaagaaagacCGGCGAGGCAAGAAATCG TTCTTcgaggagctggcagaggaggagaagccGGCACCCGCTGAGGTCCCCACCCCCTCGGAGAAGGAGGCACCACCCCAACAG GCCTCCCGGAAGAAGCGAGACCGGCGGAAAGAGCGGCGGCGGCCAGGGGCAGAGCCTGAGCCTGAAGAAGTAGAGCTTAGCCGGcgcctgcaggagctggcagctgctggcagtgaggaagaggaggaggaag CACCAGCCCCCAggaagggggggaggaggaggaag GGTGGCAATGTCTTTGCGGCATTGAGCCAGGAACagagtgaggaggaggaggaggaagataaAAAGGACGAAGGCTCACGGCCCGGCAAGAGCAAAAGCAATAAG gaggaagaggagggtgagaagaagaagaaaagccgGAAGAACGAAAAGACCAAGGCAAAGCGGCAG ggAAAAGCCCCCAGCGAGGATGAGGCCGAAGGCTCTGATGAGGATGCGCAGCCCAAAGGCGGGAAG AACAAGTTTACGGCTCTGcgtgatgatgatgatgaggatGATGAAGCCGAGGCCGAAGAGCCCCGGAAGGGCGGCGAGCCT gaggaggaggaggctgggaggAAGGCCGAGCCCGACGCCCGCGTCagcaagaaggagaaaaagaagatgaagaagcaG atggAGTACGAGCGACAGGTTGCCACCATaaaggcggcggcggcggcgggcgagAACGACTTCTCAGTGTCACAGGCCGAGCTCTCCTCGCGACAGGCCATGCTGGAGAATGCCTCTGACATCAAG CTGGAGAAGTTCAGCATCTCGGCCCACGGGAAGGAGCTCTACGTCAACGCTGACCTCTACATCGTGGCTGGGCGCCGCTACGGCCTCGTAGGACCCAATGG gaaagggaagacAACGCTGCTGAAGCACATCGCAAACCGGGCGCTGAGCATCCCCCCGAACATCGATGTGCTGCTCTGCGAGCAAG AGGTGGTGGCGGATGACACACCGGCAGTGCAGGCGGTGCTGCGCGCCGACACCAAACGACTCcggctgctggaggaggagaagcgGCTGCAGGCGATGCTGGAGAAAGGTGACGACGCAGCTGCCGAGCGCCTGGAGAAG GTGTATGAGGAGCTGCGGGCGATCGGGGCAGCCGCTGCCGAGGCCAAGGCGCGGCGTATCCTGGCCGGTCTCGGCTTCAATCCTGAAATGCAGAACAGGGCGACAAGGAAATTCTCCGGTGGGTGGCGGATGAGGGTGTCATTGGCCCG GGCCTTATTTATGGAGCCGACGTTGCTGATGTTGGATGAACCCACCAACCACCTCGACCTCAACGCAGTCATCTGGCTCAACAA CTACCTGCAAACCTGGAAGAAGACGCTGCTGGTGGTGTCCCACGACCAGGGTTTCCTCGATGACGTCTGCACCGACATCATCCACCTCGATGCTCAGCGCCTCTTCTACTACCGGGGCAACTACA TGACATTCAAGAAGATGtaccagcagaagcagaaggagcTGCTCAAGCAGTttgagaagcaggagaaaaagctcCGTGACCTGAAGGCCGGTGGCAAGTCCACCAAGCAGGCG gAGAAGCAGACGAAGGAGGCGCTGACGCGGAAGCAGCAGAAGTGCCGGCGGCGGACAGCAGCGGAGGAGGCAGCCGAGGCCCCGGAGCTGCTGAAGCGACCCCGGGAATACACCGTCCGCTTCACCTTCCCCAACCcgccccccctcagcccccccatCCTCGGCCTCCACG GCGTTGATTTCGGCTAcgaggggcaggagctgctcttcCGCAACCTCGACTTCGGCATTGACATGGAGTCCCGGG tttgtATCGTGGGCCCCAACGGCGTGGGGAAGAGcacgctgctgcagctgctcaccgGGCAGCTGACACCG ACACGAGGGCAGATGCGCAGGAACCACCGACTG AAAGTGGGCTTCTTCAACCAACAAGCGGCCGAGCAGCTGCGGCTGGAGGAGACGGCAGCCGAGTACCTGCAGCGCAACTTCAACCTGCCGCACCAGGACGCGCGCAAGTGCCTGGGCCGCTTCGGGCTGGAGGGCCACGCCCACACGCTGCAGATCGCCAAGCTCTCCG gcGGGCAGAAGGCGCGAGTGGTGTTTGCCGAGCTGGCCTGCCGCGAGCCCGACGTGCTCATCCTG GACGAACCTACCAACAACCTGGACATCGAATCCATCGACGCGCTGGCCGACGCCATCAACGACTATCGGGGAG CCGTCATCGTGGTGAGCCACGACGCCCGCCTGATCACGGAGACGAGCTGCCAGCTGTGGGTGGTGGAGGAGCAGGGCCTCAGCCAGATCGACGGCGACTTCGACGACTACAAGCGGGAGGTGCTGGAGGCGCTGGGGGAGGTGGTCATCAACCGCCCCCGCGAGTGA
- the ABCF1 gene encoding ATP-binding cassette sub-family F member 1 isoform X1: MPKGARPAAAKQEEWRGEGDGQDQQVKKGKKDRRGKKSFFEELAEEEKPAPAEVPTPSEKEAPPQQASRKKRDRRKERRRPGAEPEPEEVELSRRLQELAAAGSEEEEEEAPAPRKGGRRRKGGNVFAALSQEQSEEEEEEDKKDEGSRPGKSKSNKEEEEGEKKKKSRKNEKTKAKRQGKAPSEDEAEGSDEDAQPKGGKNKFTALRDDDDEDDEAEAEEPRKGGEPHEEEEEAGRKAEPDARVSKKEKKKMKKQMEYERQVATIKAAAAAGENDFSVSQAELSSRQAMLENASDIKLEKFSISAHGKELYVNADLYIVAGRRYGLVGPNGKGKTTLLKHIANRALSIPPNIDVLLCEQEVVADDTPAVQAVLRADTKRLRLLEEEKRLQAMLEKGDDAAAERLEKVYEELRAIGAAAAEAKARRILAGLGFNPEMQNRATRKFSGGWRMRVSLARALFMEPTLLMLDEPTNHLDLNAVIWLNNYLQTWKKTLLVVSHDQGFLDDVCTDIIHLDAQRLFYYRGNYMTFKKMYQQKQKELLKQFEKQEKKLRDLKAGGKSTKQAEKQTKEALTRKQQKCRRRTAAEEAAEAPELLKRPREYTVRFTFPNPPPLSPPILGLHGVDFGYEGQELLFRNLDFGIDMESRVCIVGPNGVGKSTLLQLLTGQLTPTRGQMRRNHRLKVGFFNQQAAEQLRLEETAAEYLQRNFNLPHQDARKCLGRFGLEGHAHTLQIAKLSGGQKARVVFAELACREPDVLILDEPTNNLDIESIDALADAINDYRGAVIVVSHDARLITETSCQLWVVEEQGLSQIDGDFDDYKREVLEALGEVVINRPRE, encoded by the exons ATGCCGAAGGGagcgcggccggcggcggccaAGCAGGAGGAATGGCGGGGGGAGGGCGATGGGCAGG ACCAGCAGGtgaagaaaggcaagaaagacCGGCGAGGCAAGAAATCG TTCTTcgaggagctggcagaggaggagaagccGGCACCCGCTGAGGTCCCCACCCCCTCGGAGAAGGAGGCACCACCCCAACAG GCCTCCCGGAAGAAGCGAGACCGGCGGAAAGAGCGGCGGCGGCCAGGGGCAGAGCCTGAGCCTGAAGAAGTAGAGCTTAGCCGGcgcctgcaggagctggcagctgctggcagtgaggaagaggaggaggaag CACCAGCCCCCAggaagggggggaggaggaggaag GGTGGCAATGTCTTTGCGGCATTGAGCCAGGAACagagtgaggaggaggaggaggaagataaAAAGGACGAAGGCTCACGGCCCGGCAAGAGCAAAAGCAATAAG gaggaagaggagggtgagaagaagaagaaaagccgGAAGAACGAAAAGACCAAGGCAAAGCGGCAG ggAAAAGCCCCCAGCGAGGATGAGGCCGAAGGCTCTGATGAGGATGCGCAGCCCAAAGGCGGGAAG AACAAGTTTACGGCTCTGcgtgatgatgatgatgaggatGATGAAGCCGAGGCCGAAGAGCCCCGGAAGGGCGGCGAGCCT catgaggaggaggaggaggctgggaggAAGGCCGAGCCCGACGCCCGCGTCagcaagaaggagaaaaagaagatgaagaagcaG atggAGTACGAGCGACAGGTTGCCACCATaaaggcggcggcggcggcgggcgagAACGACTTCTCAGTGTCACAGGCCGAGCTCTCCTCGCGACAGGCCATGCTGGAGAATGCCTCTGACATCAAG CTGGAGAAGTTCAGCATCTCGGCCCACGGGAAGGAGCTCTACGTCAACGCTGACCTCTACATCGTGGCTGGGCGCCGCTACGGCCTCGTAGGACCCAATGG gaaagggaagacAACGCTGCTGAAGCACATCGCAAACCGGGCGCTGAGCATCCCCCCGAACATCGATGTGCTGCTCTGCGAGCAAG AGGTGGTGGCGGATGACACACCGGCAGTGCAGGCGGTGCTGCGCGCCGACACCAAACGACTCcggctgctggaggaggagaagcgGCTGCAGGCGATGCTGGAGAAAGGTGACGACGCAGCTGCCGAGCGCCTGGAGAAG GTGTATGAGGAGCTGCGGGCGATCGGGGCAGCCGCTGCCGAGGCCAAGGCGCGGCGTATCCTGGCCGGTCTCGGCTTCAATCCTGAAATGCAGAACAGGGCGACAAGGAAATTCTCCGGTGGGTGGCGGATGAGGGTGTCATTGGCCCG GGCCTTATTTATGGAGCCGACGTTGCTGATGTTGGATGAACCCACCAACCACCTCGACCTCAACGCAGTCATCTGGCTCAACAA CTACCTGCAAACCTGGAAGAAGACGCTGCTGGTGGTGTCCCACGACCAGGGTTTCCTCGATGACGTCTGCACCGACATCATCCACCTCGATGCTCAGCGCCTCTTCTACTACCGGGGCAACTACA TGACATTCAAGAAGATGtaccagcagaagcagaaggagcTGCTCAAGCAGTttgagaagcaggagaaaaagctcCGTGACCTGAAGGCCGGTGGCAAGTCCACCAAGCAGGCG gAGAAGCAGACGAAGGAGGCGCTGACGCGGAAGCAGCAGAAGTGCCGGCGGCGGACAGCAGCGGAGGAGGCAGCCGAGGCCCCGGAGCTGCTGAAGCGACCCCGGGAATACACCGTCCGCTTCACCTTCCCCAACCcgccccccctcagcccccccatCCTCGGCCTCCACG GCGTTGATTTCGGCTAcgaggggcaggagctgctcttcCGCAACCTCGACTTCGGCATTGACATGGAGTCCCGGG tttgtATCGTGGGCCCCAACGGCGTGGGGAAGAGcacgctgctgcagctgctcaccgGGCAGCTGACACCG ACACGAGGGCAGATGCGCAGGAACCACCGACTG AAAGTGGGCTTCTTCAACCAACAAGCGGCCGAGCAGCTGCGGCTGGAGGAGACGGCAGCCGAGTACCTGCAGCGCAACTTCAACCTGCCGCACCAGGACGCGCGCAAGTGCCTGGGCCGCTTCGGGCTGGAGGGCCACGCCCACACGCTGCAGATCGCCAAGCTCTCCG gcGGGCAGAAGGCGCGAGTGGTGTTTGCCGAGCTGGCCTGCCGCGAGCCCGACGTGCTCATCCTG GACGAACCTACCAACAACCTGGACATCGAATCCATCGACGCGCTGGCCGACGCCATCAACGACTATCGGGGAG CCGTCATCGTGGTGAGCCACGACGCCCGCCTGATCACGGAGACGAGCTGCCAGCTGTGGGTGGTGGAGGAGCAGGGCCTCAGCCAGATCGACGGCGACTTCGACGACTACAAGCGGGAGGTGCTGGAGGCGCTGGGGGAGGTGGTCATCAACCGCCCCCGCGAGTGA
- the PPP1R10 gene encoding LOW QUALITY PROTEIN: serine/threonine-protein phosphatase 1 regulatory subunit 10 (The sequence of the model RefSeq protein was modified relative to this genomic sequence to represent the inferred CDS: deleted 1 base in 1 codon), with product MGSGPIDPKELLKGLDCFLGRDGEVKSMEGIAKIFNLMKDSQKMVSRCIYLNILLQTRAQDILAKFIRIGGYKLLNTWLTSSKASNNVPFLQQILLTLQHLPLTVDHLKQNNTAKLVKQLSKSSDDEELRRLASILVSDWMGVIRSQSSAQPTERDKKKRKEESKSKTPVQEKPQEAKTEAKTEEMPEKKRDKPKSLRTTAPSHAKFRSTGLEMETPSLAPVKKMNSSSTADKYNLKPMPIKRQNISSLPGDVPPAEKKYKPLNTAPNATKEIKVKIIPPQPMEGLGFLDALNSAPIPGIKIKKKKKVLSPTAAKPSPFEGKPAPEASSAKPSSPEPTAASEPMETDRPGTPVPAVEVPELMETCSAEVSGDAKATENAAEGGQLTKKGRKKKTVSWPEESKLREYFYFELDETERVNVNKIKDFGEAAKREMLMDRQAFETARRLSHDTMEEKVPWLYPKLLDLPAPLVVPGSGSRERFTQAEREKGILQEIFLSKESVPDSPHEPDPESYEPLPPKLIPLDEDCSAEEVAYPEGLEAGAASPSPDAAGGAGAKLPPVLANLMGSVGAGKSPQGPAPAAPINMQEILTSIMGGPSTHKAEELMKQPDYSDKIKHLLGNLQAQPPGPSGVPHGLLGPGPMANGFPPGPKAMQHFPPGGPMPGPHGGGGGGPGLPPGPGIPGGPRLLGPPPPQRGGDFWEAPEGGGNLRGGPHGGGGGGMRGGGPFHRPRGRSGAEPPYRCRGGGGGGGGGGGSQRGPPKWRRRRKGGAPR from the exons ATGGGCTCGGGCCCCATCGACCCCAAGGAGCTCCTCAAGGGCTTGGACTGCTTCCTGGGCCGCGATGGCGAGGTCAAGAGCATGGAAGGCATCGCCAAAATCTTCAA CTTAATGAAGGACTCGCAGAAGATGGTGAGTCGCTGCATCTACTTGAATATCTTGCTGCAGACGCGGGCGCAGGACATCCTGGCTAA aTTTATCCGGATCGGGGGTTACAAGCTGCTCAACACGTGGCTCACCAGTTCCAAAGCCTCCAACAACgtccccttcctgcagcagaTCCTCCTCACCCTGCAGCACCTACCCCTCACTGTTGACCACCTCAAACAG AACAACACAGCCAAGCTTGTGAAGCAGCTCAGCAAATCCAGCGACGATGAAG AGCTGCGCCGCCTTGCCTCCATCCTCGTCAGCGACTGGATGGGTGTCATCCGCTCCCAGAGCAGCGCCCAGCCCACCG aaCGGGATAAAAAGAAGCGGAAAGAGGAAAGTAAAAGTAAAACACCCGTCCAAGAGAAACCCCAGGAAGCTAAAACTGAGGCAAAAACTGAGGAGATGCCAGAGAAGAAGCGGGACAAACCGAAATCGCTGCGGACCACCGCTCCCAGCCATGCCAAATTCCGCTCCACTG GGCTGGAAATGGAGACACCTTCGTTAGCACcggtgaagaaaatgaactcttcTTCAACTGCCGATAAATACAATCTGAAACCGATGCCCATAAAGAGGCAAAA CATTTCGTCCCTTCCTGGAGATGTTCCTCCTGCCGAGAAGAAATACAAACCCCTGAACACGGCACCCAACGCCACCAAGGAGATCAAAGTCAAGATCATCCCGCCCCAGC CCATGGAAGGGCTCGGCTTCCTTGACGCCCTCAACTCCGCTCCCATCCCCGGCATCAAGattaagaagaagaagaaagtctTGTCCCCCACAGCGGCCAAG cccagtcCCTTCGAGGGGAAACCAGCTCCTGAAGCCAGCTCTGCCAAACCTTCCTCCCCGGAGCCAACTGCTGCTTCGGAGCCGATGGAGACGGATCGGCCCGGCACGCCGGTACCGGCCGTGGAAGTGCCGGAGCTGATGGAGACGT GCTCGGCGGAGGTGAGCGGTGACGCCAAAGCCACCGAAAACGCAGCGGAAGGCGGCCAGCTCACCAAAAAAGGTCGGAAAAAGAAAACGGTGAGTTGGCCAGAAGAGAGCAAACTCCGCGAGTATTTCTACTTCGAACTGGACGAAACCGAGCGAG TCAACGTCAACAAGATCAAGGATTTTGGGGAAGCGGCCAAGCGGGAGATGCTGATGGATCGCCAGGCCTTTGAGACCGCCCGGCGCCTCAGCCACGACACCATGGAGGAGAAGGTGCCCTGGCTTTATCCCAAGCTCCTGGATCTCCCCGCTCCCCTCGTGGTGCCGGGCAGCGGCAGCCGGGAACGCTTCACTCAggctgagagagagaaagggatCTTGCAGGAGATCTTTCTGTCCAAGGAGAG CGTCCCAGACAGCCCTCACGAACCTGATCCGGAATCCTACGAGCCGCTGCCGCCCAAACTGATCCCTCTGGATGAG gaTTGCTCTGCCGAGGAGGTCGCCTATCCCGAAGGATTGGAAGCCGGCGCGGCCTCGCCCTCCCCGGACGCCGCCGGCGGTGCCGGTGCCAAGCTGCCCCCGGTGCTGGCCAACCTGATGGGGAGCGTGGGGGCTGGTAAAAGCCCCCAGGGGCcagcgccc gccgcccccatCAACATGCAGGAGATCCTCACTTCCATCATG GGTGGGCCCAGCACCCACAAAGCGGAGGAATTGATGAAGCAACCGGATTATTCGGATAAAATCAAACATTTGTTGGGGAATCTGCAGGCTCAGCCGCCGGGGCCGAGTGGAG TGCCCCACGGCTTGCTGGGCCCCGGCCCCATGGCCAACGGCTTCCCGCCCGGCCCCAAGGCCATGCAGCACTTCCCGCCGGGGGGGCCCATGCCGG GACCCCAcggaggaggtggggggggacCTGGCCTCCCCCCAGGTCCGGGGATCCCAGGTGGCCCCCGACTTTTagggccgccccccccccaacgAGGCGGCGATTTTTGGGAAGCGCCGGAAGGGGGGGGAAACCTCCGAGGTGGCCCccacggcggcggcggcggcggcatgCGCGGGGGGGGCCCCTTTCACCGCCCCCGCGGCCGTAGCGGCGCCGAACCCCCGTACCGATGCCGCGGCGGCGGTggtggcggcggcggagggggggggTCGCAACGGGGGCCCCCCaaatggcggcggcggcgcaaGGGGGGGGCCCCCCGGTAG